In Nomascus leucogenys isolate Asia chromosome 6, Asia_NLE_v1, whole genome shotgun sequence, one DNA window encodes the following:
- the SKOR1 gene encoding SKI family transcriptional corepressor 1, with protein MEALTTQLGPGREGSSSPNSKQELQPYSGSSALKPNQVGETSLYGVPIVSLVIDGQERLCLAQISNTLLKNYSYNEIHNRRVALGITCVQCTPVQLEILRRAGAMPISSRRCGMITKREAERLCKSFLGEHKPPKLPENFAFDVVHECAWGSRGSFIPARYNSSRAKCIKCGYCSMYFSPNKFIFHSHRTPDAKYTQPDAANFNSWRRHLKLSDKSATDELSHAWEDVKAMFNGGTRKRTFSLQGGGGGGANGGSGGQGKGGAGGGGGGGPGCGAEIAPGPPPHKSLRCGEDEAAGPPGPPPPHPQRGLGLVTGASGPAGPGGPGGGAGVRSYPVIPVPSKGFGLLQKLPPPLFPHPYGFPTAFGLCPKKDDPVLGAGEPKGGPGTGSGGGGAGTGGGAGGPGASHLPPGAGAGPGGGAMFWGHQPSGAAKDAAAVAAAAAAATVYPTFPMFWPAAGSLPVPSYPAAQSQAKAVAAAVAAAAAAAAAAAGSGAPEPLDGAEPAKEGGLGAEERCPSALSRGPLDEDGADEALPPPLAPLPPPPARKGSYVSAFRPVVKDTESIAKLYGSAREAYGAGPARGPGPGAGSGGYVSPDFLSEGSSSYHSASPDVDTADEPEVDVESNRFPDDEGAQEETEPRAPSAGGGPDGEQPTGAPSATFSGADGPADSPDGGSPRPRRRLGPPPAGQPAFGDLAADDLVRRPERSPPSGGGYELREPCGPLGGPAPAKVYAPERDEHVKSAAVALGPAASYLCTPEAHEPDKEDNHSPADDLETRKSYPDQRSISQPSPANTDRGEDGLTLDVTGTQLVEKDIENLARDELQKLLLEQMELRKKLEREFQSLKDNFQDQMKRELAYREEMVQQLQIVRDTLCNELDQERKARYAIQQKLKEAHDALHHFSCKMLTPRHCTGNCSFKPPLLP; from the exons ATGGAGGCTCTCACCACTCAGCTGGGGCCGGGGCGTGAGGGCAGTTCCTCGCCCAACTCCAAGCAGGAGCTGCAGCCGTACTCGGGCTCCAGCGCTCTCAAACCCAACCAGGTGGGCGAGACGTCGCTGTACGGGGTGCCCATTGTGTCGCTGGTCATCGACGGCCAGGAGCGCCTATGCCTGGCGCAGATCTCCAACACCCTCCTCAAGAACTACAGCTATAATGAGATCCACAACCGCCGCGTGGCCCTGGGCATCACGTGCGTGCAGTGCACGCCGGTACAGCTGGAGATTCTGCGTCGGGCCGGGGCCATGCCCATCTCTTCGCGCCGCTGCGGCATGATCACCAAGCGAGAGGCCGAACGCCTGTGCAAGTCGTTCCTGGGCGAGCACAAACCACCCAAGCTGCCCGAGAACTTCGCCTTCGATGTGGTGCACGAGTGCGCGTGGGGCTCGCGTGGTAGCTTCATCCCTGCGCGTTACAACAGCTCTCGTGCCAAGTGCATCAAGTGCGGCTACTGCAGCATGTACTTCTCGCCCAACAAGTTCATCTTCCACTCGCACCGCACACCCGACGCCAAGTACACGCAGCCCGATGCCGCCAACTTCAACTCCTGGCGTCGTCACCTCAAACTCAGTGACAAGTCGGCCACAGACGAACTGAGCCATGCTTGGGAGGACGTCAAGGCCATGTTTAATGGCGGCACGCGCAAGCGGACCTTCTCCCTACAAGGAGGCGGCGGAGGCGGTGCTAATGGCGGGTCGGGTGGGCAGGGGAAGGGTGGTGctggcggcggtggcggcggtgGCCCAGGGTGCGGTGCGGAGATAGCCCCAGGCCCGCCGCCCCACAAAAGCCTGCGCTGTGGCGAAGATGAAGCTGCCGGGCCTCCGGggccacctccaccccacccgCAGCGCGGACTTGGCCTGGTGACTGGAGCTAGTGGCCCGGCGGGCCCAGGAGGGCCCGGTGGCGGCGCCGGCGTACGAAGCTACCCGGTGATCCCGGTGCCCAGCAAAGGCTTTGGGCTCCTGCAAAAGCTGCCCCCACCACTTTTCCCCCATCCTTACGGCTTCCCTACGGCCTTCGGCCTATGCCCCAAAAAGGACGACCCGGTTTTAGGCGCGGGCGAGCCAAAGGGCGGTCCTGGCACTGGGAGCGGCGGCGGAGGCGCGGGAACTGGCGGAGGTGCGGGGGGCCCGGGAGCCAGTCACTTGCCCCCGGGGGCAGGGGCGGGCCCGGGCGGCGGCGCCATGTTCTGGGGGCATCAACCCTCCGGGGCAGCCAAGGACGCAGCGGCAGTGGCTGCAGCGGCCGCCGCCGCCACTGTGTACCCGACGTTTCCCATGTTCTGGCCAGCAGCAGGCAGCCTCCCGGTACCTTCCTACCCCGCTGCTCAGAGCCAAGCCAAGGCCGTGGCGGCAGCCGTGGCGGCGGCAGCGGCCGCGGCGGCGGCAGCTGCTGGCAGCGGTGCCCCAGAGCCCCTGGACGGTGCCGAGCCAGCCAAAGAGGGTGGCCTCGGCGCGGAGGAGCGCTGCCCGAGCGCTCTGTCCCGCGGGCCCCTGGACGAAGACGGCGCGGACGAGGCGctgccaccgcccctggccccgCTGCCCCCGCCGCCCGCACGCAAAGGCTCCTACGTGTCGGCCTTCCGGCCGGTGGTCAAGGACACCGAGAGCATCGCTAAGCTCTACGGGAGCGCCCGGGAGGCGTACGGCGCGGGGCCTGCTCGGGGGCCGGGACCCGGCGCTGGGAGCGGCGGCTACGTGAGCCCGGACTTTCTGAGCGAGGGCAGCTCCAGCTACCATTCCGCCTCGCCCGACGTGGACACCGCGGACGAGCCCGAGGTGGACGTGGAATCCAACCGCTTCCCAGACGACGAGGGTGCCCAGGAGGAGACCGAGCCCAGAGCACCCAGCGCAGGGGGTGGCCCAGACGGTGAACAGCCCACTGGAGCCCCTTCCGCCACCTTCTCTGGAGCGGACGGTCCCGCAGACTCTCCAGACGGCGGCAGCCCCCGCCCCCGGCGCCGCCTCGGGCCACCCCCAGCTGGCCAGCCCGCATTTGGGGACTTGGCGGCCGACGACTTGGTGCGGAGACCTGAGAGGAGCCCCCCAAGCGGCGGCGGCTACGAGCTGCGAGAGCCTTGCGGGCCCCTAGGAGGCCCCGCGCCGGCCAAG GTGTACGCGCCCGAGAGGGATGAGCACGTGAAGAGCGCGGCGGTGGCGCTGGGGCCCGCGGCCTCCTACCTCTGCACCCCCGAGGCCCACG AGCCAGATAAGGAAGACAATCACTCGCCCGCCGATGATTTGGAAACGAGGAAATCCTATCCAGACCAAAGGAGTATCTCCCAGCCAAGTCCTGCAAATACAGACAGAG GCGAAGATGGGCTTACCTTGGATGTCACAGGAACTCAGCTGGTGGAGAAAGATATCGAGAACCTGGCCAGAG ACGAATTGCAAAAACTGCTCCTGGAACAAATGGAGCTCCGCAAGAAGCTGGAACGGGAATTTCAGAGTCTCAAAG ATAATTTTCAGGATCAAATGAAGAGGGAATTGGCTTATCGAGAAGAAATGGTGCAACAGCTGCAAATTGTCAGAG ATACCCTGTGTAACGAACTCGACCAGGAGCGGAAGGCGCGCTACGCCATCCAGCAGAAATTGAAAG AAGCCCACGACGCCCTGCACCACTTCTCCTGCAAGATGCTGACGCCCCGCCACTGCACTGGCAACTGCTCCTTCAAGCCCCCGCTGTTGCCCTAG